The following DNA comes from Anticarsia gemmatalis isolate Benzon Research Colony breed Stoneville strain chromosome 10, ilAntGemm2 primary, whole genome shotgun sequence.
GGGCGGGTTTTTGTGGAGGAGCTATTGTCACCCACAAACATATCTTATCAGCTGCACATTGTTTTAAACGGAAAAGGTTAGTTTTAGCAAATTTGTATCTTGAAGACAATAACGTCACGCCACTACCAACtgtgtgggttcgattctcacaagaaagaaatattttctgttaCGGGTCTGATTGCACCAATTCGCGTTAAAATATCAACATATCACACAATCAGCTCGGTGAGGAGAAATCACATCTTGTTAGATAATTGTTTTGCATTATGATTTCAGAGCGTCCTTGCaattatattttgctttaaagAATTCTTCTTTACGCACCTATTGAAAATACTCtaattcaaattttatatttataacgtttatttatttgaagacTACCTACTATGCAAGTAATAGCTGGTACTACTGAAGCCACTATACAACTACCCTTTAATCGTAGACAGAGACACTATGCACTAGAGAAACTAAAGCGAAGAGAAACTTGGAGGGATATTCATAGATGTTATGAACATGCACGATATAACCGTAGGACTATTGCTAACGACTTCGCTTTATTGGAGGTAAACAATTACAATTGTTTGAAATACCAGACTAGACTTAAACAGTTGTATATCTATCTTTACATGTAATAAAACAGCAGAAGTGTATCTATACATTGAAgctacttacaaaataatttttcgaGGGGTATTAAGATGCAGTTTAACTTTTAACAAAAGCTTTAACACAaaactttttatcccggaattcTCATGGGATCGGAATTGACTTGGAAAAGATGTatgtctcaaaaaaaaaattcaacgCAAGTTACAGACATCAGCTAGTTAGCGGGTATTCAAAATACCAAATTATAGTCCATTTGCTTACGAAAATGATCAGTAAAGCCTGTTGCCCCGATCgctatgaattttaaaattgagaGAGGTAGAGTTAGATATTCtaatatgaaatgtaataataattattttgcatgTTTTACAGCTGAAAGTCCGGTTTTGGTTTGACGATAACATTAGACCTATCAAAATGGCAAGATTTGGAACCGTACCAGACAACACGCTTTGCATTGTTTCGGGATATGGCCTTATAGATGTAAGACATTattcattactagctgactcgcgcaacttcgcttgcgtcacataggagagaatgggttaaaatgtTTCCcgttttttaaccttttttactggtactctgctcctattggtcgtagcgtgatgatatatagcctataaccttcctcgataaatgggctatctaacactgtaataatttttcaaatcggaccagtacttcctgagattagcgcgttcaaacaaacaaacaaactcttcagctttataatattagtatagattataaaatgCTATTGTCTTGGttgaaatcaatatttcatatttctatGGTTGTTTTTTCacctattactgtcccgctgcttTGGTAAGGGCCACCCCTCGAAcaagagaggggttaggccttgagtccactacgctggccaagtgcgggttggagaatTTGCATGCTCTCAACAAATGCGTTAAACTATtttttggcatgcaaggtttcatcacgatgttttcttcaCCGCTGGATCAAGTGTTAATACGTGGAGCAGAGATTTCAAGCACTGTCATTAGTGATTTGTGGTTCGTTCGctctaataaaataacacaattctATTAACTATTTTGCTTGTTTCAGGGCAATACACGTAATAATTTTCTTCGTATAGTGTGTCTGCCGGTGGTTCCAATGGAAATATGCCGAAGAAAATTTGGTCGTCGGATAGATAGTGAAAAACAAATTTGTGCTGGTGGCTCTGGAAAAGACAGTTGTcaagtatatttaatataactattaaatttttTGCAACTTCGCTTTTATAAGTTTTGGAAATTACACCTTTTTTATACCATAGCTGTgtcattgctgggcaagggtctcttcccgaaaGAGGAAGGGCTAAGCCTCGAGTCCAATTACCCCTTAAATGGCCGAATATAAGTCGATTTTATAACGCCGttctacgatttttttttaatttaaaattaacgcAAATTTAGCCATTGATTGAAGTATCGGTGCAGGATACAAGACTTAGCTGGCTGCTTTGCCACAACGGCCAGGTCAATTGCATGTTTGCTTTTAATTtccattaataaatattattattttctatttcaggGCGACTCTGGTGGTCCAATGGTGTGCAAAGGTATTTTAATTGGTATAGTGTCATATGGTGCCAGATATTGTGGTACGGCTCCAGGAGTATACACGCTTGTTTCTGGTTACGCCAAGTGGATGAAAAAAGTGCCTCTACGTGGTTGTGACGcagtcaaaataaattatgatgttTATATTATAGCGACAGTATTGATAGTGAGTCTAAGTTATTATTATGCGGTTGAACTACTCACTCTAGAGTTGTGTTAAAtcactattataaaataaaatgtcaaaaactgattgtgttgtttttaaatgtagacCTAATCATATAGCTAAATATATTAACAGTTGAAGTGGTAAAATAGGGGTGGGAGCAAAATCGATCACGAATATCTACTACAGCAATCATCACTATCAAAGGTAAGATTCTTTCATCGCAGGATCGCAGACAAAACCTAGTTGAACAAGAGCTAGTGATTCATCACCACCTATCAATATTAtcacacatatttttataatttactaaaaatcaCAGTTCTTGAGGGCGCTTAAAGTTCACAATCCGTACTTGCCAAGTTGGGTATACATAAGATCTAATCCCCTCCATCGTCACGGGACACCCTTGCTTACCAAATAGCTGGTGaatggctaaatattttatttactttattattacacTATCCTACCTCTATATAGAGATCTTATAAGCTGAACTCGTTAGGTCTTcagttttaattaatgtaatacTCAAATAATAGATACTTGATGATGTAGGTACCAGAAGATTTTTAGTAGTTTATACGAGATGACAGCATAACATGctggtatattatattataataattcctCCATGGACTACACCTCTACACTGCTTATTACTGTTTTAGAGATAAATACACAATTCGCAGATGAATGACTCCAAAAGTACTCTGTGGGATACTCTTTGACAAATGGTGACAAagattaatacaaatatttttatgatttcaatatatttgttaagcaataaaaacatactttgCTCAATAAAGTACAATTAAAACGCTAggataaagtaaaaatgataaCAGCTAACATGTTAGTATCATTTGCGACAGTTGTTTTGGTGTATTGCATAGCATGCTTTCAAACAACAATAGGACTTGATCAAGAGTACTTTAATGAAGAGCAACTAGACGAAGCACGAAGCAGTAATAAACCGGAACAAGCCATTAATAAGTCCGAACAAGTTATTAATGAGTCATTACTAGCCATTAATGAATCACAAAGAGTCAGTAATAAACCGGAACAAGCCATTAATAAGTCCGAACAAGTTATTAATGAGTCATTACTAGCCATTAATGAATCACAAAGagtcaaaaatatatcacaagtggccaattttcagccaaaaaAAGGTACTAAGAAGCCACAGaaacgacaagaagaagaagacacatttacatttaaggtacataatatgtatttctaataaaataatttattatttaaatacatacataatatcacggcttTTTCCATAGCAGTAGAACCAAAAAGCGCCAGTGGGTACGATCGtcacaaacttctcttgccacATTCACAAATCTTGTCACACAGGACCGCCGATtgcgagtactacgcacctgaccttttttcaagacatcgtcgatctgtgtatgtcttttcTTAGGCGTTCCCTCTCGGAGCATTTTTACTTACGTCTGTCCGCacagtaaattttattcattcattctttcTACATCACCAGATGAAGACCAATGAGCATCTCTTTCTCAGCCCTTGTCACTACATCTTCTTTTAAACCACACCGCTCTCTTATGTTATTTCTCAATCTGACATTCAAAGTCACACCGAACATACTACGCAATGAGCGCATCAATagatatataaaacaataatttattatttaatttggtcGTTTAAGGAAATAGCCTGTGATTGATCAAAGACTAGCCTTATACCAAATTGTATAAACATTTCATCAGTTTAGACGTaacaacagacagacagactttcacatttacaatatGAATTTAGAAGTACTGATGTGccttatataatattaacatacttTTAATGTTTGTAGGATGTTCTCTCTCTAAACGCGTATGCTAAAACAATTGAGAGTAAGGCATGTACTCTACGAATCGTTGGCGGACAACAAGCACCATTTATATCGTATCAGGTTATGTATTAtcatatctttataaaaataataaataataataaaataattcccgAAGGCGTAGTCTACGAGATAAAGCCCCGTTTCGCCTTTTACAAAGTTAGTGCCATATAATAGACAGCCCATTGCCATACACACGTTCGACACCTCGAGctactatcgagaaatattctaatataaactagaaaatacAGACGGTTAAACTGGCccagaattttaaataaataatgaatttaaaaacgacttaataaaatatttttttataacccattactgtcccactgcagggcaagggtctcctcccaaacgagggggtggggttaggccttgcttgcataataaataatcttaataattataaaaagaattaCATGGCAACACCAGTACTAGGTaattctgtttaaaatttacataGGGCACGATGTATGCATATTGACAAAAGACTCGCACCCTATTACATGGCACTAAAATTGACACACGACTCTGCTTACACCTTTCAGTGCAACAGACGTCATGTTACTATATCTTCATTTACAGACATTATCATAatcttattaacataatattaatcaaCTATTTTTCAGGTATCTATAAGGGAACCTCTAGAAAATGGTCGAATCTGGGCTACATTCTGTGGAGGAACTATAGTTTCGAATAAACACGTCTTAACTGCAGCTCATTGCTTTGACCATGGAAGGTTGCTTTAtgatctatatatgtatataaataatctatacaAATCAATCAATATGTTTAAACGTGTCTAacttaaaatctctttggcttcaagaatcacaaatgagtacacggttcattaggtttctttcagtgagttcgtaagatacccaaatatcgagttgtttttgtgtagagaaaagattttattacaagttcatactaactataatgcgaaaaaccttttccccgacctaatatattatatattaataactaatacTCTTTTCTTGTTATTATATTAGAAGTCTACGAACTACCAGAGTGGTAGCTGGCACGTTAAAAGCAAGTGTAACCCTGCCAGCAAATCTCACAGCAAGAGAGATAGTACTACAACAGTTTCAAACTAAAGAGGTCTGGAGAGCAATAATATCTGTATACCGACACGCACAATACAATAGGAGAGCAGTGAAAAATGATATTGCTGTGATCTTGGTAAGGTTTTACACTTGGACGCATTTCAAAAGGTCTGATCAGAATTTCCTGCTAAAACCATTTGGAAAAAGGGAGAGATATTTGCATAACAGTGAgacaatcacaaaaaaaatataaggatGAAAGTTAATTGAGTATTTCTTTTGGTCACTAGCAATCGTcgtttattcataatttttagaACCGAAAGTTCCATTTGAGGTAAGGAGTCCGCTTGAAGTAATTATTCgatttattttctatactaGGTGGTTTTTTTTTGGATCTTGATGAATATTGTGGTTGAGAATAAGAGTTcctttaaagtaatatttaagtaaatcttATATGGTTTAATATCGCATATCttacttaaagtattttttttgttaatcagGTTAAACCCTATGCGTTTTCGGAAAAGATTCAAGCCATTAAAATGTCAAGCCTAAAAACGATACCAGATAAAACTGTTTGCATGGTTTCTGGATATGGACACACTGAAGTgggtaatttatattatttctacaaaCTTTTTTCTACTGTTCAGATTGTTAAACATACTTTATAAagcaaactattttttttatatttaaatatgcgATCGTCCGATTTCCTGTCTGTCTaaaggtgctcccacacagcagttatataacgttagaaactgacttatttaaattgttttgttatcatgTTACAGAATGTtgtataacgttatataacttCTGTGTGGAAGCACCTTTAAgcttttatttctaaactgtTAAACCGTTACAGTTCAAATCTACGAGTATCATAAATATATCAGGAGACCAAGGttgctaaaattttaaaaggtttGTGCTTAACTTTACTATTTCTCCTAACATTCTAGAATGGAACAGCTGTCGATCTAAGCCTAGTGTGCATTCCTGTTATCGCTTTTGACAAATGCAAGAAACGGTTTAGTTTTATCTCACGTCAATACCACTTATGTGCAGGCGAGAAATGGAAAGACAGTTGTCAGGTAACTACGATGTTTTGCAATACATGAGTACATTAGGTACTGACGTACATAATTTCGTGAGCAGAAGATACTCTTGCTtaagaaataaatcaaaaatgaTCAATAGAAGAAGAGCTCCGGCCGCTAGCATTATTTAGAAAGATCGATAGAATTTATCCGTCACTGGCCActgctaataaaaaatataattgcagGAAAATCTTAAACAGTTTTGTCATAAAGAAAGCATTCTTTCACCCATTTAAACTGAGGTAGAGCTGTTACTCTTTGATCTCCCTATAACACGATGTTCATAGTGTCACCTTTGATAGAACAAATGTATAAGTTTATGATCTAGGTAGGGGCAAATTTTTTCCAGCGTTTTTCTTTATTAGGCAGCACTTTTCAAtggaaatttatattttactagcggACTAGCCCGACTTCACCCGGGTATAGGACAATTTTATCACATTAACtccattttcattgaaattttgATCCCGTCGATCCGTACTATCGAACAAAGATTTAGTTAAATTGTTCAAAAGTTAGGCATTTCGGtgattcgtttttatttatatagtttttatttcacaGTACGACGCTGGAGGACCGATGGTGTGCCAGGGTCAATTAGCTGGTATAGTTTCTTATGGCAGTAAGAGATGTGGTTCTGCTCCCGGAGTGTACACACGTGTATCAAGCTACACTTCAGGAACAATTCCTTTCGTCAGAAGTGATTCTACAATAGCCTATGCCACCTTCTGTGTTTCGAGGTGTAtgttaatattgttgtttattttgtacaataagttaaaatgttaatgttaaatACAGTCTTGTTAAAAAAAGGTGTTGTTTCTTTGATATTGTAGTTAGTATATAGACAtttgaaatttataataatgttaaaagtaatagagtaatatttaaaagtctggtatacatttaaattaaagcaGCAGCAGGGCAATTTACTTAGCTCCAGGTTTTTCATCATGAAACTAGCAATGAAAAgagttttaatattacatacaacTATTCTATGAAGTTTATGGTACTTTCATCTCTGaacatcaattttatttctgaCATAATGccaaattgaatataatatacctttaaatcttctgtaaaaaataagtacttttcgttttcaaaatttattgtattatgtatcAAAATTTCAATGGTAACGATAATaacactaataaatattataatttcatgcGTAGTGCTTTTTGATTCTATTTCGGTGCTAGCAAAATCGAAGGACTACATCGAACCGGAAGATTCTCTTGGTAATTTATCTGTGAAGTCTGTTAggcaaaatgaaataaaatttgattttcaggtaagtttctgtattttttaaacattgagGTGTTTTGGGCAGTTTGTAAAGTATATTATTGTacgcattttaaaattatgcgcatgcttttttttaagaattgagCGAGTAAAAAGCCATTCCATTCCAATAGTCGAAAGTTATGTTTtaagaaaactaatttaaatttgcTGTGTTCAGtatgtatatacagggtgtcccaaaactcaacgataatccgagacaggatgaaaggccaagtcataccggttctaggaaagataaaaaaaaattccatttCACtcagttcagcaataatagacatttttcaaaaaaattgaaattccacacccttggtcgccttttcaagtcctgtgatcaccaatgtcacaatttcgctgcgatttttttaattttgtgatctttattaaatatgctattaatcgtaaaacaaattaaagcacaaaacattgttaatttactaaaaaaagttaagttttagggAGTCACGGTTCACAAAAAtatgcttcgttcaaataaaaatatcatttttaatggcaagaaaagtggcaagtgttgcaccattttgtaatcttgattaaatgcgccaacttttgaaataacttgccaagggtagtgtagtacattttttttccaatatgaagcgtcaaagttaactaacgatatttttgtgaaccgtGACTCActgaaacttaactttttttagtaaattaacaatgttttgtgcattaattttttttacgactaatagcatatttaataaagatcacgaaattaaaaaataacgcaGCGAAATTgggacattggtgatcacaggacttgaaaatgcgaccaagggtgtggaatttcaacttttttgaaaaatgtctattatcgCTGAACtgagtgatatggatttttttttttatttttcctagaaccggtatgacttggcctttcatcctgtctcggattatctttgagttttgggacaccctgtataaattcAATGTATTATAGGAAGTCGTAAGACTCAATAAAATACACACACTCTCGTCGGCGGCAGACCGATGTCCTCTACGAGTAGTTGGCGGCATGCCGGCTGCCGCCTCCGACACACCGTATCAGGTATACTTGTTCAATAGCATAAGTACTTTAATACAGTAATCATAAGAGTTCGATAGCTCGCAATACTAGTATGATAATGATGCTCTCCGACCGAGACCGCCATGGTGACTTCAACTCCTTAACTATTTGACGTTGATGTGCCCTGacatctttactaatattataaaattggagagtttgtttgaacgcgctaatctcaggaactgctggtgcgaattttaaaaaacttttactgttggatagcctgtttattgaggaaggccataggctatataacattacgctacaaacattaggagcggagtagcaacgatttttttctaaaatggggaaaattatgatccattctcgcttatgtgacgcaagcgaagttgcgctggtcagctagtgggTTATACGCAAATGTGTCTCTGCACCAGCCCACGCCATTCAGGCTGCTGCGCTTCCAAATCCTCTCATTGAGAGGGCTCAATGATTAATCTTTTCGTGTCAAATGTCTGTCTGGTTTTAGGTAGCCATAAGGAGATCTACCTATCTTGGTTCATACTGGCAAGTGTTTTGTGGAGGAGCAATAATAACTGATGTACATGTGATAACTGCTGCTCATTGCTTCGACCAGGCTGGGTCAGTACTTCAATAGatacttcaaaacaaaatatatacttacaaagGGCCATACGTCTCCTCTGAAAATGAGAGAGGCCTTCctaatccaccacgctggccaaatgcagTTTGGAAACCAAAAAGTCGTAATAATTATATCTTAAGGCCGCTATCCTACTGGCGTTTACCGAGCGTTAGCGCCTGTCCAAAGTCTGTGCAGCATGTGTGTCGTGTGGCAAGTAttgggcagcgtggtggactcaaggccacgTCATTCTGgcagtagacccttgcccagcaaagGAGCATTAACcggttaaattaattacttttagacCCTTAAGAAAATGCAGAGTGATAGCCGGTACTGACAAATCTAGCGTTCAATTGCGAGGCACTCTGTATGAGAAAAGGATGACACTAAGACAAATACAAACTATTGAAGCGTGGCGTTCTATAGCCGCTTGTTACATACACACGTACTATGACCGGAACACTATTACTAACGACTTAGCCGTGTTACAGGTAAATATTTAGTTCTATAagacatattatgtacatcgtctTTTATGCTTTTCAAGTGACTAATATTGCAAAAATTGATTGCTATCGACGCGACAATAAAGTAacagagtaaaaaaaaacgcaaaGTATTGTGTTACAATAATTACCATTTATCTTGCCACTGACTAGAAGAGTATCATTATAGAAAGGAATTTGAGATTTGTTTGTCTGCAGGTAAACGTGCAATTTTCCCCCATTCTCCACTGTTTAAGCAAACTGAAACCTTCTACTtaacataatactaaattgctaacGTAAATGGTTTACGATATCATATTTGATCCTCGACGTTTCAATTGCAACGACCGGGGTCACGGGCTGACGAACTGAGACCCATTTagcaattaaatattatgtgtcCAAACCACTTATACGTACATTAAGTAACGTCGAAAAATTATATATCACTAATGTTTTGTTTCTGCTGTTAAACAGGTGTCAAGACCTTTCGTATTTTCGCGAACAATACAGCCTATTCCAATGATAGATAGCCGAATGGAATTGGAAGACAACACACTTTGCTTGACGTCGGGTTTTGGCACCATGGAAGGTGTAAGATACAAATCAACTATGACAATGCTAAAAACACCACTAGAAATTAGAAATCATTTAGTTTTATAGAATTTGTTAACCAGACCTTGTTGTATGAGATAGAAATGTTTCTCGTAACATTACCTACTATAAATtttggtaattatttaaaaataaatagcaagtTACACAACAGATAAAGCGATACCTTTGCGTTTCCAGTATCGCTTTAAGTGGACTTTTTAGCTCTGCTGATTTCTTTTAATTGAGTATATTTTCATATCTAGTAATATACGTAGTAgtcatttctaatacacatgtAACCTAGGACGCGCATGCCTCTCAGTTCGTGTGATCAATAGTAATAAAGTACATAAGAACAGGGTTCGTGGACAAAAGCTagtgatataataatttatgtttcagGATAAAAGATCTCGATCTTTAAGAATGGTGTGTGTGCCAATAGTTTCGTTTACGAGGTGCAAAGTTTTTTTCCCTAGATACCTAAGATCAAGTAATACGCAAGTTTGTGCTGGCGTCTATGGGAAAGACAGTTGCAAGGTgatgcttatatttttttgggtcAAATTTAAGTATTTACTCCTATATTGATATACCTGCAACGGATAACACTATAGGTATACATTTTTCATAGTAAAACTGTGTCAGTGGCAGCAGTACATACAAGAAACGTAAAACTTCCACTCAACACCTTCAGAACTCTAATCTTTCTATGCATGCAgcattaaaaaatgaaaaaaaaacactctaTACTCAATATAAAAATTCCGAAGTCTGAttgtctgtttttttatatttaaaattcttaatgTGAGCGGAGCCGCGCAAGtcagttttcaataaataattttaatattataatatttaatattgaattttctCTTTCCAGGGTGACTCTGGGGGCCCAATGGTATGTAATGGCGTACTGACTGGTGTAGTATCATTCGGCATGCAGCGATGTGGAGCGGCCCCTGGAGTCTACACCTACTTATCAGGCTACACCACGGGTAGATCTGTGCCCTTCCAAGCGTGTGCTTCAGTCAAAATAACTTGTAGTGTACTCCAAATAGTATGTGCGTTTGTATTGACGTTTTTCATTCTATTGTAAACTGTCTTGTAAGTATTTCGGATTTAAATTGTGATTGTAAGTgaagttatatatttaatatataattgtttaaaaaactgactttatttatttaaaatgtgtttataaactagttttttttacccattactgtcccactgcagggcaagtgtctcctcccgaacgatgggggaggggttaggccttgattcctAATAGGTAACTAGTTAATTAAGTAAATCCTAATCAATCGCTCTACTAAttcaaataacaatgtttttccCCTCTGCTAAGTACCTAACAAGAATCAAAACATGCAAATGTAAACTCTGTTGAGTTTATAATCACATTAAAGTGTGAGtctaagtatattattttgtattgtaaccTACCACGGATATCCTACATTGGTTTAATAAGGACGAAccttctttattatttttcttagtttttAATTCATAGACCGATTCTTCTTGGATATTTTATCTGTTTTCCATTGTTGTTTTGGTTCTGTGACTGTCATTTCTGGCAATCAGccttaaaaattcaaaattatgataataaaattactaataaacctactcttaatttattttcttcggTTAGACTTGATTCAGGCTGCTGCACCACAGAAATTCAACTTTCAGGTacgaatttttaatttatccgACTTAGAActgttaaaaaacattttaggaactaattctttgtttgtttgtagaatattataaaactaaatcagCAGTATCCTCGTGTTTATGACAAATGTCCGGAGAGAACTTATTACGGGCAGACTGCATCGTCAGGTGACGTGCCTTATCAGGTAACTAGATCGATAACAATGACACactatatctttttttttaaataagtgttaCAGCTGAGTTACTTTCTCTCTTACTTCTCGCGTAGTAGATGAATGCCGTAGAGATGGCTCGTACTAGGGAAAATACGGGCATCTCTCAAAGGTTTACTTCCTATTTTCATTATAAGCATTGTAACAGTGAAAAATTGTACTACGTATGAAGGGAGGAATTAAATTTGGGAGAACCCCACGTTAACCCTGTCCTGCGTTTCATGTACTGATACTGTCAAGAAAGTCTCATGTGAATggctattatatttatactggTTGCCTACCAAACGCCATGTGGTGTGACCGAACATGACACATTGTAACAAAGCTGTTTATTTTTTCCAGATTGGACAAACCgcatacgtttattttaatgtaatactTTACGGTTTCAGGTAACCCTTAGGAAGAAGAATTTTAACGGCAAAGCATGGGATTTTTTCTGCGCAGGAGCATTGCTAACAAGACTTTACGTGATCACGGCAGGAGATTGTTTCGAACACACGTTCGTACATTAGGTATTTGGCGCGATTACATTTGGTCGGTGACCGCATGTAA
Coding sequences within:
- the LOC142976298 gene encoding complement factor D-like, with protein sequence MTTLLTETNLKTVFIIYNILFIRISVSKFISDRYVVKRNTTSMKDVFQQVVYQNTWYEAMADKCPLRIAGGKIAHIREVPYQVVIRQSMRGGRIWAGFCGGAIVTHKHILSAAHCFKRKRLPTMQVIAGTTEATIQLPFNRRQRHYALEKLKRRETWRDIHRCYEHARYNRRTIANDFALLELKVRFWFDDNIRPIKMARFGTVPDNTLCIVSGYGLIDGNTRNNFLRIVCLPVVPMEICRRKFGRRIDSEKQICAGGSGKDSCQGDSGGPMVCKGILIGIVSYGARYCGTAPGVYTLVSGYAKWMKKVPLRGCDAVKINYDVYIIATVLIVSLSYYYAVELLTLELC